In Macaca mulatta isolate MMU2019108-1 chromosome 16, T2T-MMU8v2.0, whole genome shotgun sequence, the sequence GGCAGGGCCCATGCCCTCTCTACCCGCCAGGGAATACATCACCTTCTGCAGGATCTTGGTGGAGTTCTGGAGCTTTTTCACTGCTTCCACATGATCCTCTGCTCCACACCTGCAAGAGAAAGGTCAGTGGAAACCTGCGCAGCTTCCCAGTTGTTTCTGATGTTGGGGACATAAATCAGTAACTTCCTTCTTGCTATGGTGCCTCCCTGCAGTCAGGGACCAGGAGATATTCTGAGGAGGTCTCTTAGgcaactgggagaaaatatacGAAGGAATTAACTGTTTTTCGTGGTTCTGATTGACTATCCAAAGTACTTTATCATTTACGATTGCATCTTATCTCCCAGAGGGAAGAGATTATGTCCAAAATCTCAGCAATGGGAGGCAACTGAAGGTATTGAAAGACGCATACTTAAGCAGAGCAGTCAGTGCTTTTTCAGTTCCATGACTTCTCTCCATCCACTTCAGCACCCGGTTCCCAGCCAGAAATATCAggttggttttattctttttccccttCTCAGTGCCCAGAATCTTAATGACCTACATGAGGCAAGGgggtaacacacacacacacacacacacgggcgtGTGCGTAAACCACAGCAGATCCTAGAACCTAAGGCAGGAGAAACCTATCTTTTCCTCAGCTCTGAAACAGTGAAGGGGAGATTTCACTTAGGACTCCTCAATTATCCCCctctcccactcccagccccatgTGATCCCCTCTCCCCAATCCCTCTTCTCAGCCACTCCACAGCCCTTCCTCACTTACCTGAAGGTCACTGAGATTGCTCACATGGGTCCCACAGCACATGTTGGAATCAACGCCCTTAATGCTAACAACACGAACGGGCCCAGCATGATCATCCGGCAAACCCCGGCCTCTCACCTGGACTCAAGGAGAGCGGAGGGACTGTCTGAATCTGATGAGGAACGCCTGGAGAACCATTGTGCAGAAGCCACCCCTCTGGCTCTACCCTTACCTGCTCCACCTCAGGATCGTCCAGGCTCAATTCTCGGACATTCACAGGCAGCCGATCTCTGATTTTTTCATTGACGCTCTGCTCAATGGCAGCTACTTGCTCTGTAGTCATAGAGGGGGTGTCCAGCTCAATCGCACTCCGAAATCTCCCTAACTCCCTATCAGAAGTAGAGTGGCCACAGATAACACATCTTACCGAAcaagaaaagctgaaagcttttcctctaaaaaCTGGAACAAGCATACCCtatcaccacttttttttttttcgagacaggcttgctctgtcacccatgctgccATTTAgtggcaatcacagctcaccacagccttaatctccctggctcaagcaattctcccacctccgcctccctcccagtgctgggatggGCCTGCCTACAGTTAGTCTTACGCCTGCCACTCACCATGATGTTGTCTTCAGCTTAAATAGATGGTCAGCAACTGCCGTGATGAGATGCTGCCCTAAGCAAAGAGAGCAAGAAACAGGAGAAAAGTGAGAAGTCCACATACTCCCACAATGATAAAATAGAGCCACAATGATAAAAGCACAGAAATTATCCTTGTTGAAAACCTTCTAAGCACTTGGTAATACACTTTAGATACTTTAttgaaaatcacaatgagaaTTCTGCAAGAGGCCTTGTGataccatttcacagatgaggaaactgaagcctagaGAGATCAAATAACTTGCCATGGCAATGTAACTTATAAGGGGCTGGACGTGAacttaagttctttttttttttttttttttttcagacagttccattttgttgcccaggctggagtgcaggggctcactgcagcctccacctcccaggatcaagcgattctcgtgcctcagcctcctgagtagctggtattacacaCGTGcatcaccgcacccagctaatttttctacttttagtagagacggggtttcaccatgttggccaggctggtcttgaactcttgacctcaagtgatccacccgccttggcctcccacagtgctgggattacaggtgtgagccaccgtgtccagtgAACTTAAGTTCCAATATGcagcattcatccattcaacaagtacCTACCACATGCAAGGCACAGGGCTTGACATAAGAGATACAGCAGCATCCCTGATTGACAAGAGTGACgatgagaagaaagaagaggaagaggaggaagaaaaggagaaagaggaggaactGACTATCAAGGAAGAGGGAACAAGACAGCTAAAGGCCTTCAGGAAGAAAGAAGTAGGGTATGTCAAAGGAATCCAGAGATGACAAGCACAGCCAGGATGTAGCCAGCAAGAGGTGAAGGGGCACCAGATGAGGCTACAGCAGTAGACAAGAGCCACCCAGATACAGCTTGTATGCCATGATAAAAAGTTTGGCTTTACATGAAGACCTACAGGAAGCCTCTGAAGAGCTTGaagcagaggagtgacataatattttcactttttaaaatttatttcagctgggcgcggtcgctcactcctgcaatcccagcactttaggaggccgaggcaggtggatcacgaggtcaaaagtttgagaccagcctgaaacaacatggtgaaatcccatctttaccaaaaatacaaaaattagccaggtgtggtggcacgaacctgtaatcccagcgactcaggaggctgaggcaggagaatggcatgaatcccaggggcggaggttgcagtgagccgagattgcaccatggcactccagcctgggcaacaaagtgagactgtctcaaaaaaaacaaataaaaataaaaaataaaggccaggcatggtggctcacgcctgtaatcccagaactttgggaggccgaggcaggcgcatcacaacgtcaggagatccagaccatcctggctaacatggtaaaaccctgcctctaccaaaaatacaaaaaattagccgggcatggtggcaggcgcctgtagtcccagttactcgggaggctgaggcagaagaatggcatgaaccccagaggcggagcttgcagtgagccgagatcgggccactgcactccagtctgggcaacaaagtgagactccatctcaaaaaaataaataaacaaacaaataaataagataaaataaaatttatttcattttacatattcatttttatttatttttggttttattcatttattttatttatttatttttttttttagagagtctcactctgtcacccaggctggagtgcagtgatgtaatctcggctcactgcaaactttgcctccagggttcaagcgattcccctgcctcagcctcccaagtaggtgggattacaggcacccgccaccacacctggctaatttttgtatttttagtagagtcggggtttcaccatgttggtcaggttggtctcaaactcctgacctcaggtgatccgcccacctcagcctcccaaagtgctgggattacaggcatgagctaccgcgctcagcctgtttttatttctcttgtttacATTTCCACTTcaagttatatttatttatgacgggtgcggtggcttatgcctgtaatcccagcactctgggaagccgaggcgagcagatcacaaggtcaggagttcaagaccagcctggccaacatggtgaacccccatctctactaaaaatacaaaaattagccagacgtggtggtgcatacctgtaatcccagctactcagggggctgaggcaggagaatcacttgaactcaggagaagttgattgcagtgatccaagactgtgccactgcacgccagcctaggcaacagagcgagactgtgtctcaaaaaaaaaaattattattttatttattattttgagatggagtcttgctctgttgcccaggctggcatgcagtggtgccatctcagctcactgccacctctggctccagggttcaagcaattatcctgcctcagcctcccaagtagccggaacTTGGGTGGAGACAGAGTGAATGTGAGGCAATCAATTAGGAAACTGTTAGAGAGGTTCAGGGTGAAGACAGTTAGGCACTGGGACTAGGATGACAGTGACCATGGAAAGAAGTGGACAGACTTAGAAAACAAACCAACAGGCCGGGCAGGGTagctcataactgtaatcccagcactttgggaggctgaggtaggcggatcatctgaggtcaagagctcaagaccagcccgaccaacacggtgaaacaccatctctactaaaaatacaaaattagtcaggcatggtggtgggtgcctataatcccagctactcaggaggctgaggcaggagaatcgcttgaacccaggaggcaaaggttgcagtgagccgagattgtgccactgcactccagcctgggcgacagagtgaaactctgtcaaaaaaaaaaaaaagaaaagaaaccaacagGACTCAGTGACTGGCTGGCTGTCTACGCCTGAAGAGGTATCTGGAACGACTTCCAGAACTTGAGTGACTAGGTGTATCCTGATGCCCTGCAATGAACACACAGGATGCTAATGAAAGACCGGGACGGAGGGCAATGAACACACAGGATGCTAATGAAAGACCGGGAGGGAGGGGaaggctttttgtttcatttcggACATGTTGAGTTTGAAAGGTTGTGAGACATCCAGATGGAGATATCAAGTGGGAAGCTGATAATACCTAAATCCAGCAATTattctaatacttttttttacTTCAATTGTTCATGTTGCTGTTATAATATTTAGCATATCCTTCCTGAATTACAGCTGATTCTGAATAGTCTGTCTCTTCCAAAAGGTTAACTCCTAGAGAACCCAAACTACATCTCAGTCATCATGGCATCCCCATACATGGCAACTGCCCTGGTGTTATGTCCCCCATCCCAGCCTTTACCTGAATGCTGCTGCATGTGGTCAAACCTCCGCTCCCAGTCTACCCGAACCAGAACCTGGCTTCCTGGATCCAGGGGTGTCTGTGTGAAATGATCAGCCTGCTCCCCGCGGCGAGTCACTCTCAGCACAGAGATGTCATTGATTGTACCATGGTCATCAGGCTGATAGAAATAAGTAAACATAATCAATGGCAAGGCAGGGCTCACCCTAACTCCTAGGTACAAAGACTCTCTAGGGTGAGAGACAGACCCAGAATTTGGGCTCCCTAAGAGAGATGGAGAAAGCAATGCCAAATGAGATGAGTCCACTTTGTTCCATGAGAGGATTCTCAGTCCTTTTCATTCTAAACACCTACGTGTTGTGATCTTCAGaataacagaatttaaaaaagagaCTGTAACTATAGCAATAAAAATTTTAGCAAAACTCAAAGAACCTTAATCCTCAACTCTCACTGCCTTAATCTAGATTCTTTAGTAGTCTCTAAAATGATCtgatttgggccaggcgcggtggctcacgcctgtaatcccagcactttgggaggccaaggcgggcagatgacgaggtcaggagatcgagaccatcctgcctaacacggtgaaaccccgtctctactaaaaatacaaaaaaattagccgggcgtggtggtgggcgcctgtagtcccagctactcaggaggctgaggcaggagaatggcgtgaacctgggaggcggagcttgcagtgagccaagaacgtgccactgcactccagcctgggcgacagagcgagactccgtctcaaaaaactaaaaaataaaaaaataaaaaatgacctgattttttctccctccctccactccacCCTCTTGCAGTGCTACTAGAATTAGATTCAAAAATGTTCAtttagtctgggcatggtggcttattcctgtaatcccaccactttgtgaggccaaggcaggagtatcgcttaagatcagactggacaacatagtgagaccccacctctatgaaaaataaaaaatgagctggcCATGATACtacctgctacttgggaggctgaggtgggagaatcacttgagcccaaaaggttgaggctgtggtgtgctatgattgcgccactgcactccagcctgggtgacagagtgagatactgtctcattaaaagaaaaaaaaaaaagggccgagtgcagtggctcacacctgtaatcccagtactttgaaaggtcaaggcaggcaggtcacaaggtcaggagattcagaccatcctggccaacatggtgaaaccccatctctactaaaatacaaaaaattaaccgggcatggtggtgcgcacctgtagtcccagttacttgggagactgaggcaggggaatcgcttgaacctggcagacggagattgcagtgagccgaaatcacgctgctgcactccagcctggcaacagagcaagacactgtcttaaaaaaaaaaaaaaaaaaaaaaagttcatttaaaacagtttcggccaggcacggtggctcaagcctgtaatcccagcactttgggaggccgagacgggaggatcacgaggtcaggagatcgagaccatcctggctaacacgatgaaaccccgtctctactaaaaaatacaaaaaaatagccgggcgaggtggcgggcgcctgtagtcccagctactcgggaggctgaggcaggagaatggcgtaaacccaggaggtggagcttgcagtgagctgatattcggccactgcactccagcctgggcaacagagcgagactccgtctcaaaaaaaaataaataaataaaaataaataaaacagtttcAAGTGCCAACTGCTTATAAAAGACTGTGCCAGCCCCAGAATACAATGTAAACAAGATATGGTGCCTCATGGAACTTAAGGGTCTAGAGAACAGAGGCTGGAAAACAGACACTTGCAATATGACCTATAACATGCCATAACATGAAAAAGTATATGATGTTAGAGAACCTCAAAGGAAAGAGACCTAACAGTCTTGGGGAATCAAAAAAGACTTCCTGAAAGAAATGCTGCCTAAAATGAGACCTTCTATGGATACTTGAGGTCACAGGTTTTCCTTCAGCAGATCAGGGAACTCTTCACATTGGGAAAATCACCATAATAATGACTGACATGAAATTAGAACTTTCTCAG encodes:
- the AARSD1 gene encoding alanyl-tRNA editing protein Aarsd1 isoform X1 is translated as MAFRCQRDSYAREFTTTVVSCRPAELQTEGSNGKKVLSGFHVVLEDTLLFPEGGGQPDDHGTINDISVLRVTRRGEQADHFTQTPLDPGSQVLVRVDWERRFDHMQQHSGQHLITAVADHLFKLKTTSWELGRFRSAIELDTPSMTTEQVAAIEQSVNEKIRDRLPVNVRELSLDDPEVEQVRGRGLPDDHAGPVRVVSIKGVDSNMCCGTHVSNLSDLQVIKILGTEKGKKNKTNLIFLAGNRVLKWMERSHGTEKALTALLKCGAEDHVEAVKKLQNSTKILQKNNLNLLRDLAVHIAHSLRNSPDWGGVVVLHRKEGDSEFMNIIANEIGSEETLLFLTVGDEKGAGLFLLAGPPASVETLGPRVAEVLEGKGAGKKGRFQGKATKMSRRTEVQALLQDYITTQSTKE
- the AARSD1 gene encoding alanyl-tRNA editing protein Aarsd1 isoform X3, yielding MQQHSGQHLITAVADHLFKLKTTSWELGRFRSAIELDTPSMTTEQVAAIEQSVNEKIRDRLPVNVRELSLDDPEVEQVRGRGLPDDHAGPVRVVSIKGVDSNMCCGTHVSNLSDLQVIKILGTEKGKKNKTNLIFLAGNRVLKWMERSHGTEKALTALLKCGAEDHVEAVKKLQNSTKILQKNNLNLLRDLAVHIAHSLRNSPDWGGVVVLHRKEGDSEFMNIIANEIGSEETLLFLTVGDEKGAGLFLLAGPPASVETLGPRVAEVLEGKGAGKKGRFQGKATKMSRRTEVQALLQDYITTQSTKE
- the AARSD1 gene encoding alanyl-tRNA editing protein Aarsd1 isoform X2, with protein sequence MAFRCQRDSYAREFTTTVVSCRPAELQTEGSNGKKVLSGFHVVLEDTLLFPEGGGQPDDHGTINDISVLRVTRRGEQADHFTQTPLDPGSQVLVRVDWERRFDHMQQHSGQHLITAVADHLFKLKTTSWELGRFRSAIELDTPSMTTEQVAAIEQSVNEKIRDRLPVNVRELSLDDPEVEQVRGRGLPDDHAGPVRVVSIKGVDSNMCCGTHVSNLSDLQVIKILGTEKGKKNKTNLIFLAGNRVLKWMERSHGTEKALTALLKCGAEDHVEAVKKLQNSTKILQKNNLNLLRDLAVHIAHSLRNSPDWGGVVVLHRVAEVLEGKGAGKKGRFQGKATKMSRRTEVQALLQDYITTQSTKE